A single region of the Rhizophagus irregularis chromosome 27, complete sequence genome encodes:
- a CDS encoding uncharacterized protein (SECRETED:cutsite_VSA-TP; SECRETED:prob_0.8989); SECRETED:SignalP(1-22) has protein sequence MIKRLFLILVLVIVAYNALVSATPTQFKRDAVFRMSKSGKSSLTARQLQCPAGYDQCLDMNGCCPTGTVCIPPNKCDIPCSAVAVFCGDGTCCPTGTVCASDGSCSYSYY, from the coding sequence atgatTAAGAGACTTTTCTTGATACTCGTTCTTGTAATTGTAGCCTATAACGCTTTAGTTTCTGCTACACCAACTCAATTTAAAAGAGATGCGGTTTTTAGAATGTCGAAATCTGGGAAATCATCTTTGACGGCAAGACAACTCCAATGCCCGGCAGGATATGATCAATGTCTTGATATGAACGGATGCTGCCCCACAGGCACGGTTTGCATACCTCCTAACAAATGCGACATTCCATGCTCCGCTGTCGCTGTATTTTGCGGTGACGGTACTTGCTGTCCTACGGGCACCGTTTGCGCCTCAGACGGCTCTTGTAGTTATAGTTACTACTAG